In one Halosimplex halophilum genomic region, the following are encoded:
- a CDS encoding inorganic phosphate transporter — translation MVDPLLVVGVLVSMFVAYNIGGSTTGPAFGPAVGADAISKTAAAALMGVFFFVGAWTIGRNVVTKLGTELVTDPAVFTLESSIAVLFFIGVALLVGNVFGVPASTSMTAVGAIAGLAFAGGVLDMAVMGEIVTWWIVSPIIGFWVSLIVGRYFYARLNRLVAMERSEGPLLDVDRSGLVPSVSVHRTTNRRELVGTVTVVAIGCLMAFSSGTSNIANAVAPLVGSDALAMDPAIILGGVAVTIGAFTIARRTLETMGSDITELPLTAAIVVATVSSALVVFLSALGIPASFVIIATVSIIGLGWGRATRPVTVPEAVSAEETPPVTVDALAADEPGEELPPIGEEDSEDIPEPGDLFNPATTARVVLMQNVVPAIATLGAYLTFRFVPVFGF, via the coding sequence ATGGTCGACCCGCTCCTCGTCGTCGGCGTACTCGTCTCGATGTTCGTCGCCTACAACATCGGCGGGTCGACGACCGGTCCGGCGTTCGGGCCGGCCGTGGGCGCCGACGCCATCTCGAAGACGGCGGCGGCGGCGCTGATGGGCGTGTTCTTCTTCGTGGGCGCCTGGACGATCGGCCGCAACGTCGTGACGAAGCTCGGGACGGAGCTGGTCACCGACCCCGCCGTGTTCACGCTCGAATCGTCGATCGCCGTCCTGTTTTTCATCGGGGTCGCGCTGCTGGTCGGGAACGTCTTCGGCGTCCCGGCCTCGACCTCGATGACCGCGGTCGGCGCGATCGCCGGCCTCGCGTTCGCCGGCGGCGTGCTCGACATGGCCGTCATGGGGGAGATCGTCACCTGGTGGATCGTCTCGCCGATCATCGGCTTCTGGGTCTCGCTGATCGTCGGCCGGTACTTCTACGCCCGGCTCAACCGGCTGGTGGCGATGGAGCGCAGCGAGGGGCCGCTGCTGGACGTCGACCGCTCCGGGCTCGTCCCGTCGGTGAGCGTCCACCGGACGACCAACCGTCGCGAGCTGGTCGGGACGGTCACGGTCGTCGCGATCGGCTGTCTGATGGCCTTCAGCTCCGGCACGTCCAACATCGCCAACGCCGTCGCGCCGCTGGTCGGGAGCGACGCGCTGGCGATGGATCCCGCGATCATCCTGGGCGGGGTCGCCGTCACCATCGGCGCGTTCACCATCGCGCGGCGGACCCTGGAGACGATGGGCAGCGACATCACGGAGCTGCCGCTGACGGCCGCGATCGTCGTCGCAACGGTCAGCTCGGCGCTGGTCGTCTTCCTCTCGGCGCTGGGTATCCCCGCGAGTTTCGTCATCATCGCGACGGTGAGCATCATCGGTCTCGGGTGGGGCCGGGCGACCCGCCCGGTGACCGTCCCGGAGGCCGTCTCCGCTGAGGAGACCCCGCCGGTCACCGTCGACGCGCTGGCCGCCGACGAACCCGGCGAGGAGCTGCCCCCCATCGGCGAGGAGGACTCCGAGGACATCCCCGAACCCGGCGACCTGTTCAACCCCGCGACGACCGCCCGCGTCGTCCTGATGCAGAACGTCGTGCCGGCCATCGCGACGCTGGGCGCGTACCTCACCTTCCGGTTCGTCCCGGTGTTCGGGTTCTGA
- a CDS encoding undecaprenyl diphosphate synthase family protein: protein MGLYDRYLALRIRYSDAALPETVAVIVTERDLLEADAYETLEDCFEWAFEFGAERVVVYVSVLDSEVVDTIRRELADVNAPRELAVRGPGDDEQAEAPIQVGIGLGGKHEFAAAVQSLAEEVEAGDLAPEDIDEAAIEGELVFPVQPDLVIKTGAERLSDFMIWQSVYSELYFTDVNWRDFRRRDYLRALRDYQNRQRRFGR, encoded by the coding sequence GTGGGACTGTACGACCGCTATCTCGCCCTCCGCATCCGCTACAGCGACGCCGCCCTCCCGGAGACGGTCGCGGTCATCGTCACCGAGCGGGACCTGCTCGAGGCCGACGCCTACGAGACGCTGGAGGACTGCTTCGAGTGGGCCTTCGAGTTCGGCGCCGAGCGCGTCGTCGTCTACGTCAGCGTCCTCGACAGCGAGGTCGTCGACACCATCCGCCGGGAGCTCGCCGACGTGAACGCGCCCCGCGAACTGGCCGTCCGCGGCCCCGGGGACGACGAACAGGCCGAGGCGCCGATCCAGGTCGGCATCGGCCTCGGCGGCAAACACGAGTTCGCCGCCGCCGTCCAGAGCCTCGCCGAGGAGGTCGAAGCCGGCGATCTGGCGCCCGAGGACATCGACGAGGCCGCCATCGAGGGGGAGCTGGTCTTCCCCGTCCAGCCCGACCTGGTCATCAAGACCGGCGCCGAACGCCTGTCGGATTTCATGATCTGGCAGTCCGTCTACTCCGAGCTGTACTTTACCGACGTGAACTGGCGGGACTTCCGCCGCCGGGACTACCTGCGGGCGCTGCGCGATTACCAGAACCGCCAGCGGCGGTTCGGGCGGTAG
- a CDS encoding DUF92 domain-containing protein produces the protein MTTTVRRAGAFALVGTLALAVPPIASRTSAALATVAAPGPFLLVAALALYVVDEGPVFELFARPGDRRDGRLYGLAGFALAAAALALLSVRFTLPMPVFVGTVFLLAWGNLGGHLVRSVRDEPFVATAGFVLAGFLAGTVGQYAAAVLIGVPTEWPLVAFLAASGALLGALLRAVLFERDDPLVMISIGLLLWLFADLPLSIDPTGVAIALAVAFLFGYLAYALETASLPGMITGVFLCLQTIVLGDFGWFLLLVTFFGVGGLSTKFRYEEKERRGIAEENEGARGSGNVLANSLVGLFAVLGWSASPTLTGLHPDLFLFAFAGSVAAAMSDTLSSEIGGVFDNPRLITTFERVEPGTDGAVTWQGEVAGLAGACLIAAIAVAAFGQVGGVGAGIVVFGGVVGMTVDSLLGATVEGVFLENEGVNFFATLAAGIAAAAVAAAALPIPVA, from the coding sequence GTGACAACGACAGTCCGGCGCGCGGGCGCGTTCGCCCTCGTCGGGACGCTGGCGCTCGCCGTCCCGCCGATCGCGAGCCGAACGAGCGCGGCGCTCGCGACCGTCGCCGCGCCCGGCCCGTTCCTCCTCGTCGCCGCGCTGGCGCTGTACGTCGTCGACGAGGGACCGGTCTTCGAGCTGTTCGCCCGGCCGGGCGACCGCCGCGACGGCCGGCTGTACGGGCTCGCCGGCTTCGCGCTGGCCGCCGCGGCCCTGGCGCTGTTGTCCGTGCGGTTCACCCTGCCGATGCCCGTGTTCGTCGGCACCGTCTTCCTGCTCGCGTGGGGTAACCTCGGCGGCCACCTCGTCCGCTCGGTGCGCGACGAGCCGTTCGTCGCCACTGCCGGGTTCGTCCTCGCGGGCTTTCTCGCCGGGACCGTCGGCCAGTACGCCGCCGCCGTCCTGATCGGCGTCCCGACCGAGTGGCCCCTCGTGGCATTCCTCGCCGCCAGCGGCGCCCTGCTCGGCGCGCTCCTGCGAGCGGTCCTCTTCGAGCGCGACGACCCGCTGGTGATGATATCGATCGGCCTGCTGCTGTGGCTGTTCGCCGACCTCCCGCTGTCGATCGACCCGACGGGCGTCGCGATCGCGCTGGCCGTCGCCTTCCTGTTCGGCTACCTCGCCTACGCGCTGGAGACGGCGTCGCTCCCGGGGATGATCACCGGCGTCTTCCTCTGTCTGCAGACGATCGTCCTCGGCGACTTCGGCTGGTTCCTGCTGCTGGTCACCTTCTTCGGCGTCGGCGGCCTCTCGACGAAGTTCCGCTACGAGGAGAAGGAACGCCGCGGCATCGCCGAGGAGAACGAGGGCGCCCGCGGCAGCGGGAACGTCCTCGCCAACTCGCTGGTCGGCCTGTTCGCCGTGCTCGGGTGGTCGGCGAGCCCGACGCTGACGGGGCTGCACCCCGATCTCTTCCTGTTCGCGTTCGCCGGCTCGGTCGCCGCCGCGATGAGCGACACGCTGTCCAGCGAGATCGGCGGCGTCTTCGACAACCCGCGGCTGATCACCACCTTCGAGCGCGTCGAGCCCGGCACCGACGGCGCGGTCACCTGGCAGGGCGAGGTGGCCGGCCTCGCCGGCGCCTGCCTCATCGCGGCCATCGCGGTCGCGGCGTTCGGGCAGGTCGGCGGCGTCGGCGCCGGCATCGTCGTCTTCGGCGGCGTCGTCGGCATGACCGTCGACAGCCTGCTGGGCGCCACCGTCGAGGGCGTGTTTCTGGAGAACGAGGGCGTCAACTTCTTCGCGACGCTCGCGGCCGGGATCGCCGCGGCCGCCGTCGCCGCCGCGGCGCTCCCCATCCCCGTCGCATGA
- a CDS encoding GNAT family N-acetyltransferase, with translation MSDRPRVREGRSADLPALRAIQAAVLAEPWTELLAVAADGPPVLLVAIPRDSGSATGGTATPVGYALAVTDGDDDAGYLAELAVAPDHQGEGYGSALLDALVERLRASGVERLRVTVREVDEDARAFYRERGFERAERLPDHYERGDGFLLERPIDG, from the coding sequence ATGAGCGACCGACCCCGCGTCCGCGAGGGCCGGTCCGCGGACCTCCCCGCCCTCCGGGCCATCCAGGCCGCCGTCCTCGCCGAACCCTGGACGGAACTGCTGGCCGTCGCCGCCGACGGACCGCCGGTGCTACTGGTCGCGATACCCCGAGACTCCGGGAGCGCGACCGGCGGGACGGCCACGCCCGTCGGCTACGCGCTCGCGGTCACCGACGGCGACGACGACGCCGGCTACCTCGCCGAGCTCGCGGTCGCGCCCGACCACCAGGGCGAGGGGTACGGGTCGGCGCTGCTGGACGCGCTCGTCGAGCGACTGCGCGCGTCGGGCGTGGAACGGCTCCGCGTGACGGTCCGCGAGGTGGACGAGGACGCGCGCGCGTTCTACCGCGAGCGGGGCTTCGAGCGGGCCGAGCGGCTCCCCGACCACTACGAACGGGGGGACGGGTTCCTGCTGGAGCGGCCGATCGACGGCTGA